The nucleotide sequence CCCTCCCCCGCTCCCTCCCCGCCGCCATCTTTGACACCGCGTCCATCTTAGAGCGCTCCCGCCGGGCCGCGCCCGCTTTCCATAGATCCCgcggccgcggcggccgccCCCGGCCTTGCCCTGGCCCTTCGCCACCGTCCCTCTCAGCTGCCGCCTGAAGGAACGATCACCTTCTCCCATCGCCGGAGGAGCACGAACGCCGCTGCTCCCGCCACCTTTCCCCTCGCCCCCCTGCCCACAGTGGAAGGCCCGACGCGATTCTGAGGCCCCAGGCTCCCTGCCGTACCCACCGTATCGCCCGTATCGCGACATCCTCCCGATGACAGCGCGAGCCCGGGCAGGCGCGACCCTTATATAGAGGAACTGCCGCTGCGCCTGCGCGCCGCGCGGGGGGgcggggcggagcggagcggggcagACCCGACCCGCGCCTCGGCGCGCGCGGGCCTCGCGAGAGGCGGTTCCCGCGGGGTGGCCATGGCGGCCCAGCGGGCCTCAGGGGACGTGAGGGGTCCGGGCCGCCCCCGGCTCCGCCTGGGCACACCCTCGCCCCCGGCGGGCCCCAGTGAGAGCTCCTGTCCGGCTCTAAGGGACAGACCAGTCGGGAGCCACTTGTTGAGTTTTGCACCCCTCATGCGTGACCCATTATGgcttctgcctgtgctgagggTGAAGGAGCTGACACCATGGTCGTCAGCTCCCAGTCAGGAGTGGTGCCTTCCTTGGAACAAAGCATCCCCAAGTTGCTCCGAATCTCCCGTGATGGCTCACACCTCGAGTCCATCCCAACCAGCCTAGGGACTTCAGGCCCTGGTTTATCCCCTCGTATCTGAcatgcagctggagctgttttGTGTTGGCATCTCCTAGCCTTTCCAGGGAGAAACACACAGTAATGCATGTGCAGCAgacattttttaagaaaaaaaatcaacacaaacCTGACAgatgaaaagtaattttaggTAAATTCCAGCACAAATGAGGAGAGCCTTCTAGGAACAAGGGTTAGGCAGACTTTCCAGCTGCATTTGAGCATACCAATGTGCTGGTCTCCTAATAAGGCAGAACAAATACATTGAGATAAATGAGGGCTCTAAATGTTCCTCACTGCATTCATAATCTCAGGAATAATCACATAATGATTCCTGCATCATGTGTTGGCATAAACTAGAAACAGAGCACTAAAAACCACAAACTTACTTAATTacaacacattttccttttacagaACACTGGTTTTCCAAGCACTGCTGCtctaaaataacaaatataGACAGGTAATGGTTTTAAAACCTGCTACTTGCCTGCTAACCTTCCCTAATAATTTTACAAACTCAGACATACATTGCAGCTTATGTTCTAAACTAGGAGAACAGTGATGGGGAAAACAACCAACCTACCAGCcgggaaaacaaaacagctttctgaacattttttaaaatatggtttGGGAAGTCCAGGTGTCATAAttctctttcttaaaaaaaaaaaaaaaaagaatctggtAAGCAGTTCATCAAATAAACATGCCTTCAGCACTAGATAATTAAACTAGTTTTAAAGGGAAAACAGTTTACATGTATTATATATCATCTTTTACAATACTGTTATAAAAACTCTAAACTGACAAGTTAAACTGACAAATCAGTTTAATACATCAGCATTATCCAACAgtttatttctaataaaaatagCACATGAAAAAATGCTTGTGCTTTGAGTTTATTCTTCTTTATTCCTTCCTTTACatacaaaaaaatcaagacaaaaGTACCCAAAACGCAGCATTTCTGCAAATAGTGACTACTGACACCCAGGAGTGTTCCTAGAACAGGACGGTTCCTAAACCAGGAGAGCTTCTAGAGTCCCAAGGGCTCGGCAGGAGCCCTCGCTCAGCGCTGCTGTTGCAGGTAGCCCTGCAGCAGGCCCTGCACGCGAGCCAGGATGATCTCGttggtgctgctgcactgctcaggGCCGTACGGGGGCTCGATGCTCAGCACCCCCGCCACGCTCAGcgtcctgcccagctccccctgctcgCCCACGGGGATGTGGTTTGTCTCCAGCCAAGTCTTCAAGGcattcttcctcttctccagctcctccgCGCTGTAGGTTTGGCTTTCCTCAGGCGCAAGGATGCGAGCGAGGCGCTGCTTCATGTCACTGTCCCCCTCCTGCAGGATCTCCACCTCTTGGACAGCGTGGCCCATGACGAATGATATGGATCCTTTCTCGTTCTCTGGGAATGTTGCCAGGACAATGCTGTCAAGGAAAGAAGATTTTGTAAGTTCCTGTTTTTAACTAAAGACTGAGAAGCAGCCTCCAAGGTTTTGGAGATACGAGCTCATTAGCATCATCAGCCTAACCCAGGTATTTAGGCAATACccagcattttcctttgaaaagcatGCTGCTATACCcttaaaatagtaaaaatgtggggctctgcagggaattGCTGGTCTTGAATTTGAAACTACTCTAGACAATATCAAGCAGAATATTAATGTACACTTTGcttcaaaaaaataaactccAGTCTggaaatctaaatatttttgtgcagCTTTCTCACCACTGCTGAAGAACCTAAAACGTATCAACATTCAGAAACAGTGATACCTTCATACATACATCACTTTGAATGCTGAAGGCAGCTGACAACACCAGaatcttttaatgaaaaaacagtCATATTTATTGATAATTGccaaaagaatgtatttttttaatgactgttGCCAgtttatgaaatgaaaatacaacAGAGCACACTACAGAAGGCTCAGGCTCACATTGTAGAAGCATGGTATTTTCCCAAGGGCACCTGCATCCCAGAAGTCCTAAGATGCAAATAGGAAGGCAGCTGGTTATATTTCTAGGATCTCTCCTTCATATATCAACAAAGAGCATCAGAaatcattttcttcctcttttggGAAGCAAAATTCCAGAACATGATGCCAGTACTTCACTAGCCTATTACTGCCACCATTAGTGAAAGTAATGGTTTTTCTGGGGGTATGTGTCCAGTGAGATATGCCTTGATTTCAGCCTGGACCATCACTCACAATAGAATCACTCACAGCTGCATGCACCTTCCTTACCAGAAAAATAGGAAACTTCAGGAGATTATTGGAGCTACTTCAGGGCTGAAGCAACAACCAATTCTTCTGAAACACATCAGAAGATGGTTTTAGTTTTTCAGCCTCCAGCCTGTGTTCATGTGGGACAAGCTCACATCCAATAAGGTATCAAAGAGCTCTGGCAGCAAGGGGACAAATTTCTGCATATTCCCTGGTGCATTTTGCCTTTCAAACTCACTTTCAAGTTACTCACTTGGGATACCAGAGATGTGTGGTACCAGTTTCTGTCCAGTGCCCCTGATTTTCCCTGCTTGCTCTCCAAAGAAGCCTCAACACCTTCCTGGATGTCTGGCTGGAGTGGAAAGCCAGGCAAGAGCTCTGAACAAAAGCTAAGGATTTCAACACCTAAAGCACTGAAAACACTCCAGCACTCCAAAGCAGGGTTTGGTGTATTACAGCAACCTTTAACACATTGTTAAAGATTGTTGAGAGGTAATAGTAATATGTAAGTTAATATGTAAGTTTTAAATTAGAGTAAGTCACTTGGAATTATAACACTGTGTGATTTAATATGCTGTTCACTTAGCTTTACTTGCTTAGCATGAGTAGCTGAGTTTGCTGAAGCCTTGGCTGCAAGCTCTGAACTTTCACCTTGAACACATGCATTCAGCTGGTAGAGAGCTGATTTTTTAGCAATTCTCCTAGAAGATGGCACAGTGCTGAGTTTTGAATTTACAGTGAGAATAACATTCCTAGCATACTGATATTTTGGTTGTTGCTAAGCAGTGTTTATTCTAAATCAAGGACTTTTTAGTTTCCCATGCTCAGCTAGAGATGAGGTGCACAGGAAGTACAAACCAGAAGATAAGGAGGCTGCAGTCATCAGCAGAAACTGCAACTTAACAAGATAACATGccatttttattgcaaaaaagTTTGCTTCAGCCTTGGAATCTTTTCTCCTCCTAAAAATCTTACTTTTCATAAAAGCTTTGGTACTTACGTGGCAGAAACTGGGTCAACTGTTAAAACCCATCCTTCATATTCATGTTTCTCAACTGCAACAACTTTCACCAATTTATTCACATACGTTTCCCAGTCTAGAGGGCTTTTTCTCTGCCAGTCATTCATATTTCCTACATCCAAAACCTAGAAAAAACACAGATCGGTCAGCAGATGCAGTCAAtctttttggttgctttttgtgaaaaacgccaatcacttgtttttaaaattttaaaagggcaatagtaataaaatggttataaaaataacaatataattagagtaataataaaaaaattggacagtttggattaggacaatatgagacaatagaaacaaagagttacggatgTCAGGGTACgtttttctgggcagcataagCCCGAAAAAGTAtacacgttaacagaggattaacccttaaaaacaatagcctgttgcatattcatacacttcatacatgatgcataaattccattcaaacaaaggattctgtctggtccTCCTCAACTTCTTCCTCATATTCCTAATGGCATCTTCATGGCTgagagaggcaggaagaagttagtttcttctgataatggggcaataaattctctttctctgaaagattaGGTGTCCTGGACCTGCTATCTCGGTGGGActcctttctttagaaaaaaagcaTCCTACATAGCATAGATTCTATTTTAACCTGATGTTATGACTTAAAACTAaatttaacacactacttaagaaaattaatacagcataactttctaacataacacatattcattttaatatttgccaGAAGCCAATCATTTTTCACACTCTTCATGTCAGGACTGGGTTTACCTCCATGTAAAGATTTGTCTTTAGCAAAATTtgccctttttgttttttttttttttttttttttttttttttttttagagcagACATTCACACAAGTGGTTTgtaaaaagctgcatttctgtaaTTCCTCACAGattctgcttatttttaaaggcaCACAGCGAAGCCTCAATCCCCACTGTTCTGGTAACCTTAAGCTTTCCCGTTGCATCCAGCATTCCATCTATAGCTCTGCTTTGTTACAAAACCTTGGAGGTAAAAGTTCAGCGCCTTTGTTTTGTGCACTGGAGCATCAGTGGTGCCCGAGCCCTTCCGCCGCCTTGGAAAAGCGCTATCCTACCCTCTCCTCACCCCCTGCGCTGGAGCACCAGCAAGTGCTGTTCCACTCTTTTCCCCCCgtccagcattcccagcccagcattcCCCCCGAGCGGGGCCACAGAGCGATGGGCGCAGCGCGGTTCGGGGAGCACAAAGGGCTGGAGGGCGCTTTGTTCCTCGGGAATGCCTTCCCGGCAGGAAgagcctgcacagcccagctgggcgGGGGCAGGAGCCCCGGTTCCCATCCCGCTTTCCCGCTCACCGGTCCCAGTTCCCCTTCGCGTTCCCGCCGAGggcccctgggagctgccccggACGGCACCGCCGCTTCCTGGCGCCGCCGCCGAGCGCCTTCCCCCGGCCCGGGTTACGCACCAGACGCTCCCGTGCGGAGTTTTACAGCTGCGGGGGGGGGACAGAAATGACACAGGGGTTTGCACGCATCAAGCCGGGTCGCAAAACAAGGAGTCGGGGGGGCGTGTGGCACTTCAATGTCGCTGCCTTCTGGCCCTCAGGAGCTGGATTTGCtcctgggatgctcctgctggCGCGGCGAGATTGCAGCTTGGACATGCGAGGCCGTGCCTTGTCCGTGTGTAACAGGGGTAGATGCAGGCTCTGTGCATCTGCTACATAAAAATAAGGCATTTTTGCTTCCTGGTTGTTGGGTTGCTTTTAGCTAGCTTTGCCGTGTCGCCGTGAAGGTGGGAAGCTTGATTCCAAcacccacccccaccccagccctgctctatTTCAGCAGCACGCATACAGAGCTTCCTATGGATGAACCAAACAAGCTGCTAGTCATTGATTCGGTGATTTGTTAGGAATGAGACAGTCATGTTTTGAAGGCTTAAAAGagctatttcctttttttattctttctttctgggGGTCTCAATTCAGGCCCTCCAGTACTACAGGAATTGTGTAAGAATGGCTTGTGCCACTCCATTCAGCTACTGCTTTCAGTCACAGCTCCATTCAGCTACTGCTTTCTTTAAGTCACAGCTCGTTTATTAGAAAGAAGGGATAGCAAATCGAATAGTTTTCACCCAGAACAAACACTGGCCTGCACTCCAGCGGTAGCTACGCACCAGCTGATGGGGATATCACCTCCAATACTGAATGCGTCCAACGGTTGCTCCCACTCAAGAGATGCCAGGACAGAAAGGCCCCGCTGGCTTTACTTCCATCGGGCAGATGATCACCTGCAGCACCAGAACGGGGACTCTGCTTTCTCAGGAAAAGGCTCTGCTGTTCCCACTCATTCCTACTCCTATTTCAGGCCCCAAGTCCCATTCAGAAGCCCGCCCCTCGCGCATGCGTGCCTCCGCGCGGCACGGGGGAGGCGGGGGAGCAGGCCAGGGGGCAGGCGCGTGCGGCGGCGCGTGCGCGCGGGCGGCGGAGCCGTCGGGATGTCGCGTTACGGCCGCTATGGAGGCGGTGAGAGCTCGCGGGGGCCGCGGgccgcgggcggcgggcggctgCTCGGGCGGGAAGTCGAGACGGGTCTGAGAGAGAGGCGATTACCTCGGGGAGCTTAGCGACCGGTGGGCGCcggtggggaggggaggaaggcgatgcggccgccgccgccgttGTCGCCGCCGCCATTTTGCGTCAGCGGCCGTGGGGGAGGGCGCGCGGCTGGGCGCGCGGCGCTCGCGGTGAAGGCGGGAAGGGACCGCGCGGACAAGATGGCGGCGGCCGGGGgagggcggggcgggggctgAGCCCGCGCCCGCTCTCGGCGCCGCGCTGACCCCCGGTCCGCTCTCGCAGAGACCAAGGTGTACGTGGGGAACCTGGGCACGGGCGCCGGCAAAGGCGAGCTGGAGAGAGCCTTCAGCTATTACGGACCGCTGAGAACTGTGTGGATCGCCAGGAACCCGCCGGGGTTCGCCTTCGTGGAGTTCGAAGACCCCCGGGATGCTGAAGATGCTGTCCGTGGACTTGACGGGAAGTACGTGTCCATTTCACATGTTGGCCGAGGCTTCTGAGAGAGAAGGGGGCTGTATCTCGCTGGTCCCTGTGCTTTTGTAGTTTTGTCATGGACTGAAAGGTTTAACCCAGACCCTTCGTGGACGTTGCAGGGTAATATGCGGCTCCAGAGTCAGAGTGGAAGTATCCACAGGGATGCCGCGCCGCTCCCGCTACGACCGGCCCCCAGCCCGCCGCCCTTCGACCCCAACGACAGATGCTACGAGTGTGGTGAGAAAGGCCACTATGCCTATGACTGTCACCGCTATAGCCGGCGAAGGAGAAGCAGGTACGTGAGGGGCTGGGGCGACCGTGTTGCTTCGCCAGCTCGCTTTTGTGTAGTTCTTGTTAGCAAAGAACACAATGTTACACcagttttctttaaactttAACGCTAGAATAAATGTATAGGTGTATATTACAATTTGTTGCTATTTCTATCAAATGTTACTATTTTAATAATCAACCTGGTCAAAACCTTTCAGGTTTCTTCGTTTGAGTCAGTCGCCTTGATTCAGAATGTCACGAGCCTTAAGATTTCATGCTGAGGCGCCTTGCAAATCCGACACTTAAGATCCTCCTAGACCTTGAGGTGATCAGCATAAGAGGCCAGATCCCCTCGAGCCATCTACACGTAGCTTCACCTTATTCTTTAAGGGCAGAAAATTTGAGACGGTGACCGCCGTAACAGTAAATTTGGCTTTCAATTGGGGCCCCCCTCCGGTTTAGAAAGAGGAACACCAGATTGACCACATTCCCACCTAGAAAAATCTTCTTGCGTCAATCAAGCCTCACCCTGGCTCATTGGGCTGTCAGTTTGATCGTCGTTAGATTGAAGAGAACACCTACCTAGATGCAGCGCTCGCCTATAGATACTTCTAGATCGTCTAGATCTGCTAGACCTTGGGCCAAAGAGGGTCGACCTGCAAACTTGcaaggtttattttaaatacgCATTACAGTGTTTTCTATTCTAATGTAATTCTGCAATGTAATTCagcttttaacatttttctagGTAGTAAAAATGCTCAAGACAAGTAGGCCCAGACATTTTTCCAACTGACAGATGCTAGTTCTTTAGTTGTCTGAAAAAAGTTTTGACTTCAGCAGGGCCTCACCCATGTGGGTTGCTGCAGCTGTCTACTGATACCGGTTTTTTCTAACCTAAACCCAGGTCCCGGTCTAGATCCCGCTCGAGGTCCCGAGGAAGAAGGTATTCCCGGTCACGCAGCCGCAGCCGTGGTAGGAGGTGTGTTTGAGTTTGTCTTTTATTCCTGTTGCCTTCTTTTGCCTAGAAAAAGCTGCACTTGAACAACTCCTggaattgctttcttttcaggtCCCGGTCAGCTTCCTATCGTAGGTCCAGGTCTGTGTCTCCTCGTAGGTCTAGGTCCGTGTCTCCCCGCCGGTCCCGGTCGGGTTCCTTGAAGAGATCAAGGTAATTAGTACTAATTTTTActgtgtaatttattttttctggtgttttcttgttttaattagATTCGAAAGGTATTGGATAGCAGGTTTCAAAGAAGTCAGCctgcttttaaaagtttctgATAATCCCAGTTAAATTCACAGACATGCTACTGAGTTTTGAGACCATGCCTTGAGATAGGAGCATCTCCCATAATTGAATTTCTTTGTCTAAAATGTCTAATGGTCATGTAGGTCTGAAGTTCACATGTAGATATCAATTTATATAATGCTGTAATTGTCATCATTTCTTCttgagtttatttatttttaatttatttaatttttaatttcaggtcTAGATCGAGATCCAGATCTAGATCCAGATCTGTTACATGGCCCCGGAGCAGGTATGTGACTATAAGTAGTTGGTAAAAGTTGCTTAGAAGTCTCGCTAGGCTCTCTAACAACTgttaaagtttttttccaggaaaagatGTGTTTTTCCTCCACTAATCTAGGGTCTGTagatttaaaaagcagcacagaagatTGTTCTgcctctttttattcttttgcacACCACTAACATATAGGTCACCATAATCATCAGAAATACTAGTTTGATCAGGTTGCAGTAACAGCTAACAAATGTAGAATTAGTgtcaaaagtttctttttctttgtgtagCACACACAGGATTGGGATTCTTCCcattatttttctgagaaacCAGGATGCCCTTCCAGTggtgtgtttgttttattgtcTGCAGCCAGCAAGTCTTGAAGGGCTTGCTGGTGTCCTGAGCGTTACAGCTGCAATTCTGCAAATCAGCTCTGTTGAATATCAATGGCAATCTACAGGAGCTGATTTTGATTTGAGATAAACACCTGTCAGAATTATTTTGTACCAATAAATGTGTCACAAGAGTAACAGATTCTAAAGGAATGCAGGATGCTATTTGTTCCCTTAAACTTCACTTGATAGTA is from Serinus canaria isolate serCan28SL12 chromosome 3, serCan2020, whole genome shotgun sequence and encodes:
- the GEMIN6 gene encoding gem-associated protein 6 isoform X4 codes for the protein MNDWQRKSPLDWETYVNKLVKVVAVEKHEYEGWVLTVDPVSATIVLATFPENEKGSISFVMGHAVQEVEILQEGDSDMKQRLARILAPEESQTYSAEELEKRKNALKTWLETNHIPVGEQGELGRTLSVAGVLSIEPPYGPEQCSSTNEIILARVQGLLQGYLQQQR
- the GEMIN6 gene encoding gem-associated protein 6 isoform X1, yielding MLDGGKRVEQHLLVLDVGNMNDWQRKSPLDWETYVNKLVKVVAVEKHEYEGWVLTVDPVSATIVLATFPENEKGSISFVMGHAVQEVEILQEGDSDMKQRLARILAPEESQTYSAEELEKRKNALKTWLETNHIPVGEQGELGRTLSVAGVLSIEPPYGPEQCSSTNEIILARVQGLLQGYLQQQR
- the LOC103821327 gene encoding LOW QUALITY PROTEIN: serine/arginine-rich splicing factor 7 (The sequence of the model RefSeq protein was modified relative to this genomic sequence to represent the inferred CDS: inserted 1 base in 1 codon); protein product: MGISPPILNASNGCSHSRDARTERPRWLYFHRADDHLQHQNGDSAFSGKGSAVPTHSYSYFRPQVPFRSPPLAHACLRAARGRRGSRPGGRRVRRRVRAGGGAVGMSRYGRYGGETKVYVGNLGTGAGKGELERAFSYYGPLRTVWIARNPPGFAFVEFEDPRDAEDAVRGLDGKVICGSRVRVEVSTGMPRRSRYDRPPARXPFDPNDRCYECGEKGHYAYDCHRYSRRRRSRSRSRSRSRSRGRRYSRSRSRSRGRRSRSASYRRSRSVSPRRSRSVSPRRSRSGSLKRSRSRSRSRSRSRSVTWPRSRSRSHGRSKSGSPAKSRSKSRSPSPKRSRSPSGSPQRSASPERMD
- the GEMIN6 gene encoding gem-associated protein 6 isoform X3; the protein is MEFMHHVLDVGNMNDWQRKSPLDWETYVNKLVKVVAVEKHEYEGWVLTVDPVSATIVLATFPENEKGSISFVMGHAVQEVEILQEGDSDMKQRLARILAPEESQTYSAEELEKRKNALKTWLETNHIPVGEQGELGRTLSVAGVLSIEPPYGPEQCSSTNEIILARVQGLLQGYLQQQR
- the GEMIN6 gene encoding gem-associated protein 6 isoform X2, translated to MAAATTAAAAASPSSPPHRRPPVAKLPEVLDVGNMNDWQRKSPLDWETYVNKLVKVVAVEKHEYEGWVLTVDPVSATIVLATFPENEKGSISFVMGHAVQEVEILQEGDSDMKQRLARILAPEESQTYSAEELEKRKNALKTWLETNHIPVGEQGELGRTLSVAGVLSIEPPYGPEQCSSTNEIILARVQGLLQGYLQQQR